In Cottoperca gobio chromosome 1, fCotGob3.1, whole genome shotgun sequence, a genomic segment contains:
- the LOC115011649 gene encoding LOW QUALITY PROTEIN: CD209 antigen-like protein E (The sequence of the model RefSeq protein was modified relative to this genomic sequence to represent the inferred CDS: inserted 1 base in 1 codon): MARFVHNKESEITMDYVNLPDASARTNSLHSCAGGTAAVPGRKLYRLVAVSFGLLCILQVALNISLHLTIDASCTNLTQETDKRELINFDHYFQQGWVYIRPSFYYISYIRKTWHESRADCLQRGADLVIINSKEEQDFTRQFHKNTWIGLTPQKTKXTWKWVDGTPLTKSYWGPEEPNNFEGNTEDCVEIRFFETENSWNDIQCGDQNFWICEKMLAL, encoded by the exons ATGGCGAGGTTTGTCCATAACAAGGAATCTGAGATCACCATGGACTATGTAAATCTACCTGACGCTTCAGCCAGGACTAACTCCCTACACAGCTGTGCTGGAGGGACTGCTGCAGTGCCTG GGAGAAAACTGTACAGACTGGTTGCTGTGAGCTTTGGACTCCTGTGTATCCTACAAGTTGCTCTCAACATTTCGCTGCATCTCACTATCG ACGCCAGTTGCACAAACCTGACTCAAGAGACTGACAAGAGGGAACTGATTAACTTTG ATCACTATTTCCAACAAGGCTGGGTGTATATCCGTCCCAGTTTCTATTACATTTCTTATATCAGGAAAACTTGGCATGAAAGCAGAGCTGACTgtctgcagagaggagcagacctGGTGATTATCAACAGCAAAgaagagcag GATTTTACAAGACAATTCCACAAGAACACGTGGATTGGACTGACAccacaaaaaacaa acacgTGGAAATGGGTGGATGGCACTCCGCTGACCAAAAG CTACTGGGGGCCTGAGGAGCCAAACAATTTTGAAGGCAATACCGAGGACTGTGTAGAAATAAGGTTCTTTGAAACTGAGAACAGCTGGAATGATATACAATGTGGGGATCAAAACTTCTGGATCTGTGAAAAGATGTTAGCTttataa